A region of Thermothielavioides terrestris NRRL 8126 chromosome 6, complete sequence DNA encodes the following proteins:
- a CDS encoding glycoside hydrolase family 30 protein (CAZy_ID 269670) — MASLVILLGAAATASSQYVPMPWAYVQNEPPVQVKVNAGVRYQTMMGGGCSGAFGVACDQTGSRGLSAANQQLVSDYLFSENIGGLSILRNRIGSSPTDGILGSCPASPSAPANYTFGSDEDTADSCQLKLTRQALKANPDLFVYADAWSAPGCFKTDATDINGGFICGVRGSNCTHDWRQAYADYLVQYVKEYEQRGIKIGMLGAYNEPDFNPVTYASMDSDGYQAKDFLEVLYPTVKKYRKDLLVSCCDATGARQERDILYELESAGGGHLYDVATWHNYQSEPKEKFNTQGQPNLQTEWSDGSGNWNDTWDTTGQLAEGFQWALYMHNAFTRSDTSGYLHWWCSQDNNGGSGSDAVLIRLQGDSFDVSARLWAFAGYFRFARPGAVRIDAASSVETLYVSAFENTNGTVAIPVINAAHFERDVDIELAGCNLKKHTAVAYLADNTHNNTKVASYQIRGSGFKVSVPPRSLTTFFVE, encoded by the exons ATGGCATCACTCGTgatcctcctcggcgccgccgccacagccTCTTCTCAGTATGTTCCCATGCCGTGGGCATACGTCCAGAATGAGCCTCCTGTACAGGTCAAAGTCAACGCCGGCGTCCGATATCAGACCAtgatgggcggcggctgctcgGGTGCCTTCGGTGTCGCCTGTGACCAGACCGGGTCTCGTGGACTGTCTGCCGCTAACCAGCAGCTGGTCAGCGACTACCTGTTCAGCGAGAACATCGGCGGATTGTCGATCCTCCGCAACCGCATTGGGTCCAGCCCGACAGATGGCATCCTCGGCAGCTGTCCTGCGTCCCCCAGTGCGCCCGCTAACTACACCTTTGGCTCCGACGAGGACACGGCCGACAGCTGCCAGCTCAAGCTGACGCGCCAGGCCCTGAAAGCCAACCCAGACCTCTTCGTCTACGCCGACGCCTGGTCTGCTCCCGGCTGCTTCAAAACCGACGCGACGGACATCAACGGCGGCTTCATCTGCGGTGTCCGCGGCAGCAACTGCACGCACGACTGGCGCCAGGCCTACGCCGACTATCTGGTCCAGTACGTCAAGGAATACGAGCAGCGCGGCATCAAAATCGGCATGCTCGGCGCCTACAACGAGCCCGACTTCAACCCCGTCACCTACGCCAGCATGGACTCGGACGGCTACCAGGCCAAGGATTTCCTCGAAGTCCTCTACCCCACGGTCAAGAAGTACCGCAAGGACCTGCTGGTGTCCTGCTGCGATGCCACCGGTGCGCGCCAGGAGCGCGATATCCTCTACGAGCTGGAGTCGGCTGGCGGAGGCCACCTGTACGACGTTGCGACCTGGCACAACTACCAGAGCGAGCCGAAAGAGAAGTTCAACACGCAGGGCCAGCCCAACCTCCAGACGGAGTGGTCAGATGGCAGCGGCAACTGGAACGACACTTGGGACACCACCGGTCAGCTCGCCGAGGGTTTCCAGTGGGCACTCTACAT GCACAACGCCTTCACCCGGAGCGACACGTCAGGCTATCTGCACTGGTGGTGCTCGCAGGACaacaacggcggcagcggcagcgacgccgtGCTGATCCGGCTGCAAGGCGACAGCTTCGACGTGTCGGCGCGGCTATGGGCGTTCGCGGGCTACTTCCGCTTcgcgcggccgggcgcggtccgcatcgacgccgccagcagcgtggAGACGCTGTACGTCAGCGCATTCGAGAACACCAACGGCACCGTCGCCATCCCCGTCATCAACGCCGCCCACTTCGAGCGCGACGTCGACATCGAGCTGGCCGGCTGCAACCTCAAGAAGCACACGGCCGTGGCGTACCTGGCCGACAACACTCATAACAACACCAAGGTGGCGTCGTACCAGATTCGGGGCTCCGGCTTCAAGGTTAGCGTGCCGCCGCGGTCCCTGACGACTTTCTTCGTGGAGTAA